The DNA window gagaaaaaaaaaaacaaaccaaatttaaatggattttaaaatatgttcgaaaatgctttttaaaaataaatgtatttaaagtataaaatatACTGAAATGAATGCACATAAAAATCTTTgttctaaaattatttcattagaATTCTTAAAagcatattataaaaattaaaataaagtcaaaCTCGATGCAATCACGTGGGTGAATAATAGAACTTCGTATTAATTCTCTCAAGCTTATATTATAACGTATAgactatatatttaattattagtagACTTTTTGTGGGATTTATTTGGTGAATTTGACTTTCCATTTTCATGTGATTGCCAAGCTTTATCCTACTCATCTACGAGAAGACGGGTCATCTAATCATGTAAtataaaagttatatatatcatataatataaagttaatGTATCATATAATAGCCGATCTAATTCaaactttcttaattttcatcgtattaattcaatttcgttcttttatcaaattaaaaatataatagtcTAGATTCAAAAAAGTTAAATGTCGtcataaaagtaattattccgataaataatttaacataaagtatttaattaatgattaatttatataaactaAGTTTAAAAGTGGAAGTAGAAGTTGGGTTAATGATTGCTTCATAATGGAATGATATAAGAGTAGATTAacataatatatttacaaTTATGTCAACAAGAGATTAGTGGTTGGGGGAAGTGGGATTAAtcattgaaatgattttaagaACGAGTAATTAAATTGACgtgtttatttcatttaatgaTAGAATTGTATGGTCGTTGTGCAATTTTCTAAACGTTCTACTCTGAGTAATCATGGATCGAAAAAAACTATTTGAATGAACgatcaaatagaaaaagtaCAAACCGACCACCAACCAACCCAAATGGAAAAAGTTTGATACACAAAATCTCGGTTGCGGAATGAGATTAGGGAGATGAACCTCCCACTAATCAAACTgattaacattaattaatcattttcaacaaaatttaaataaacttttgcTGTCCAAATTGGTCCGTGTCTTGTTCATATTTTCATGGAATCTCCCGTGTTTTTGGCATTTTGGAAGCACTACAAAATCTTTAACTGtgtgttttgtttctttcttttattattttttttctcccattaaataataatgacaTTGAATTGGCTTAATCTTTCTTGTTTAACAGCATAATTTGAAGCATGATTCAAGTGAGTATTAGTTTTTTTGGCCCATCAACTTCAACCACCCACTTTGGAAGATTAAATTAATCCACaagtttaaatttgaaaggagTTTGTTTTCCTTTACCAAACTAGTTTGCAATTTGTACacatatttcattattattattatttattgaattttaaaatttaaaagaaaattaagaaacttAACTTTCACGCTTGTCGTCTGCGAGGACTTGTCCTCGATCGAGTAAGGAATCTTCCTTTAAACGGAGAATGACAGACCCGTTAGAATCTAACGTTATATtattagaataatttttaataaaaatcataagaaaattatgtattaaaaaattatttcaaataaatgcatttaaaaaaatggagaaaaattttaaattcggTACTTTTGGGTTTCTGGGCCTAAGGCCCAAATCATGAATTGAAAAGCCGGTGGGCTTTGTTTTCCGGTGAGCGGCACCGGAAAGGGCACGAAATTTGATGTCCCCGCCGAGAGATGGGACCCACTTGTTGTTAATCATGGTTAGGAAAATAAACTGCTATTCcagaatatattttgaaaaaagagatTTTGGCGGGTTTTTGCGTTCTCTTGTAAACGACGTCGTAGTGGGTATTACCAAGATTTCTGTACGTGATCAGGGTTTCCGCTCACGGTAGAGTGTGTGAAGGAAACCAGGGAGGATGAAGCTTGTGATGAAGAACAATTGGCGAACAATCCCAATGATGTTGAAGCTCTTTGATCGCTCATGGAGGCAAGATTTATAAGTTTCCTGAAGCTATTAACGTTCTTGATCGTTTAATTGAACTTGTCGAGTTTAAAAAACGAAGGTTGAGTTTCATTTATGTCACGTCGCATTAATTGATCTGGAGAGTCGGAGGCCAAGAATTCCCCTCTGGATACGACGTAAAGGTAATGGCGGCATAAAGTTCCGACACTTCGACATTAGTTCCTTCCACCTGCCGCTCGTCTCTCTCAATCATTCGCCAATTTCGTGTCTCCGATTCGGCTAGGCTTAGTTTCTATTCCTTATTAACTTATCTTCGAATATCACGTTCTGCAGATTTCCGTGTTTTATTGAATCTTGAATCTGAGATTTAGAGGTGTCCTTCACTTGCCTGTGGTGGAATTCGAATGTGTTTTTTAGACTGTTCATTTATTTAGAAAGTGCTTTAAATGCGTGAAGTGGAGAAGCCTCGACCTGCTTCTACAAAATAGGTAGAAGCTCACGGGAATCACTTGTCTTAGCTGGGTGAACAGTTTGTGCCAGTTGTTTCTTTGTTGGGTGTTTTCTGTTTGGCTCTTGACCAAATTTCGGGAAAGGAAAAAGCGTAGAGAAATGAATTTGTCTGTTTGTTCTTGTGCTTTCGTTGGATGTACTGAGGTATAGCGCTAATCGAGTACTTCGATTTGTAGATATCATAGTTTCTCTAGCTCTGTGCCACAATTTTCTCAGCTGGAACTTTGGGGCTTTTGCTTAAAATGCTGATAAAAGTTGCAACCCCATTACCCTGCTTTTCTGATTGCTTTGATAACTTGATTTCAAAACccaaatgatatgatatttggttcatatgtatttattgttttcattCGTCTGCAATATCAAGCCTCAGAGGTTATTGTCTGGGCTTGAATTCTTAGCTAAAACAGGTTCTCAAGAGCTTACCTTTTTGACTTtcactcctttttttttatgtttttttgcaGGGATTTCTTTATAAAATCATCTCTTTCTGTAATAATTTTTCTGGACATAACTGAGGCGCGTGAAAATAAGTTGCTCGGAAGAGTGATTGGCATCCAGGTACTTTCCGGAGTTCACctttaaattgaatttcacTTTCGTTGTTGTGAACTCTTCCCTTCTCCCCCTTCATCTCCTCTTCTCTCCTTCTGTTCTTCAAGTATTTCCTGtgaatttgaaaagaataTCTTTGGTATATAAATTTCTCTGATCCTTCACCACTTCCTGCATTAAGTTGATCTAGCCGATCTTTTCTGTGGAATAATCGTGAAAACAGAACTGATTGTTTGGTAAAATGAATTCAGAAATTGTAGTCCACGCTGAAGTTGGGCAGTGAGTTCTTTAGGCAATCTTAAGTATTTTAGCAGAAGAAATGACTAAAGTGGCTGAACCCAGAAGGAGGTCACCCAGCCCCGTTGCCACATTGATGGGTCTGGATGCGATGATGGATCTGGATGGGATGCCAGGGATGCATCAGCCAAGGAGTTCTTTGCAGGGGACGGTATCACCTGAAAAATCTCAAAGGGTTGTAACCAATGAGAAGCTACAGGGTTCCAAGGAGTTCCTTGACGCACTTGCAGTGCTGGATTCAAACAAGAAACTTCTGCTGAAATATCTCCAACAGCCAGATTCTCTGTTCATGAAGCATCTGCTTGACATAAATGATGTTCTTCCCTACTCTAATTGTAATGATATGGTAGCTATGAAATCATCAGATGATGAGAATCATGTGTGCTATGACTCTGGTAGGAAGTCAGAAAGGAGGAATCCACGGAAGAAGCATAGAAGATCTCGCAAACATTGTAGCGCTCATATCGTCCCCCctgattttaattatgttgCCAAAAGTTCTCGAATTAGAGTAGAAGACGATGAGGGATTAGCCATCTTCCCGAAAAGAATTGTTGTTTTGAAGCCAAATCTTGGAATGGCCCAGAATTCTTCCAGGGTTGTTATACCGTCCTCACATGCTTTTCAATCTGATTGTAGGAAGCCATCAGAATCTGAAAGGACAGAGAACAGGGAGATGGAAACTTTGAGAATGAAAAATCACGAGGTTAGATGTTCAAAAGAAGTGTCCAAGAAAACTAGGCAAGTGAGAGAGAATTTTGATTATGGTTCCATGAGTTCATCTCTTGGAATTACAAGACATGATAGGAACAGAAATTCTTTCGTTGGGAATGATTTAAATGGTCAATGCCGGTCTTCATCATTCCGTTATAAACAGTCATCCTTGAGTGCAGAGGCTAAGAAGAGACCATCAGAAAGGTGGAAAACGACTTGTGACTACCATGACACCGGTGTGGTCGGTAGGAGTTGCACGCTGGCTGAGATGCTTGCCATGCCCGAGAAGGAAACTACGCTTACATACATGGAACCAAGGTATGTAGGAGAATCCAgctataaaattgataatgaGCAGGGCATTGAACCTTTTGGTATAAGCAGTAGGGATGGCTGGAAGGACATCTGCTTAGCAAAGTTATCTAGATCAAGATCTCTTCCCGCCTCATCAACTGCCTCTGAAATTCTTAAAACAAATTCCGAACCTCTTAGCATGGATCCATTCAagtgggaaagaaaggaagCAATCGGCGAGATTTTGAGCCAAAGGGAACATACAACCCGAAGAAACTCCAGATCTAGGAGAAGGAAATCTCATAGTTCTATCTGTTCACTTGGGGAATATAACGACACTGTACTGGAGATCTGCACTAGCCAGAATCAAGACAGTGATTTTAAAGACATTGATCCGGCGGATAGAACTCTTCTGGTTGATGAGGAATCAACACTTTTCCCTGTGAAGGATCAAACTGATGGTTTTGAAAATTGGATGGATTTGAGAGTGAAATCCGATGAAACAATTGTATCATCTAATGAGGAACTTCAACCTGAATTGCCTGTTCATTCAGTAGTAGAAGATATTTCTTGCTCTGGTGACCaagatttttttatctctAAGGTTTGTCTCCAAATCCTCTCGCCCTAcactaagaaatattttaactatGACATCCTACATCTTGACAATTTTTCCCCCGGTTTCAACATTTTGTTATGTCCAGGAATTGTCGCCCGTGGCATCTGAAGATACGTCGTTCCATTTGAAATCTGTACTTGGATTAGATTCTCCTGTAAGCTCAAAGGAAGCTGATCAACCCAGTCCAATTTCAGTTCTGGAACCTCCGTTTACAGATGATCTACCACCTGGTTCTGACTGCTTTGGGAGTCTAAGTGCTGACCTCCATGGTAATTACATAAGTAAATGATCGTAGCTTCTTGTCATACCATTGA is part of the Cucurbita pepo subsp. pepo cultivar mu-cu-16 chromosome LG03, ASM280686v2, whole genome shotgun sequence genome and encodes:
- the LOC111791004 gene encoding uncharacterized protein LOC111791004 encodes the protein MTKVAEPRRRSPSPVATLMGLDAMMDLDGMPGMHQPRSSLQGTVSPEKSQRVVTNEKLQGSKEFLDALAVLDSNKKLLLKYLQQPDSLFMKHLLDINDVLPYSNCNDMVAMKSSDDENHVCYDSGRKSERRNPRKKHRRSRKHCSAHIVPPDFNYVAKSSRIRVEDDEGLAIFPKRIVVLKPNLGMAQNSSRVVIPSSHAFQSDCRKPSESERTENREMETLRMKNHEVRCSKEVSKKTRQVRENFDYGSMSSSLGITRHDRNRNSFVGNDLNGQCRSSSFRYKQSSLSAEAKKRPSERWKTTCDYHDTGVVGRSCTLAEMLAMPEKETTLTYMEPRYVGESSYKIDNEQGIEPFGISSRDGWKDICLAKLSRSRSLPASSTASEILKTNSEPLSMDPFKWERKEAIGEILSQREHTTRRNSRSRRRKSHSSICSLGEYNDTVLEICTSQNQDSDFKDIDPADRTLLVDEESTLFPVKDQTDGFENWMDLRVKSDETIVSSNEELQPELPVHSVVEDISCSGDQDFFISKELSPVASEDTSFHLKSVLGLDSPVSSKEADQPSPISVLEPPFTDDLPPGSDCFGSLSADLHELRRQLKLLKLETGAFAESEESQHISSDEDGGEGSIGFPEEKFACKAEERWEFSYLNDVLQNSAFKDTDPNMFIAMWHSLDCPVDPSIFEELEKKYAVRSSQSRSERKLLFDQINLGILDIYQKFTDPYPWIRPPTIQVGFNEGLCNNLCKFLGKQVKKVDETIVEEVLGRTTQWLVLGYDVDVIGKEIERVMVDELIAEVVDMYL